In one window of Dermochelys coriacea isolate rDerCor1 chromosome 3, rDerCor1.pri.v4, whole genome shotgun sequence DNA:
- the RD3 gene encoding protein RD3 isoform X2: MSLASWFRWNEPPSRISRRNPTEMVVETLMMELGWQIKQAEKQQLERENEYRKIKTGVDYGWLVSYPKPKHSYDISPGERLQLEDMCTKIHPSYCGPVLIRYNGGFVDTGLLHAPQSEAAFLVVRTQDWELAYLCFNAGCDSDSLYDHWPNNHSASFSPYVKQIPATYC; the protein is encoded by the coding sequence ATGTCGCTGGCTTCCTGGTTCAGATGGAATGAGCCACCGAGCCGGATTTCCCGAAGGAACCCCACAGAGATGGTGGTGGAAACACTAATGATGGAACTAGGCTGGCAGATCAAGCAGGCAGAGAAACAGCaactagagagagagaatgagtatCGCAAGATAAAGACGGGCGTAGACTACGGCTGGCTGGTTAGCTACCCAAAGCCTAAGCACAGCTATGACATCAGCCCAGGGGAGCGGCTGCAGCTGGAGGACATGTGCACCAAAATACATCCCTCCTACTGTGGGCCAGTCCTAATCAGGTATAATGGAGGCTTTGTAGACACAGGACTGCTGCACGCCCCACAAAGTGAGGCAGCTTtcctagtggttagaacacaggactgggagttgGCATACCTGTGTTTCAATGCAGGCTGTGACAGTGACTCACTGTATGACCACTGGCCAAATAACCattctgcctcattttccccatatgtaaaacag